One segment of Nostoc flagelliforme CCNUN1 DNA contains the following:
- a CDS encoding mannose-1-phosphate guanylyltransferase: MNTLLFPVILAGGKGERFWPLSRKDRPKQFLSLDGSSRSLLQATADRLIELGGGESSAAGGFPSAGDWRTPRGWDSLWVITSNQIAEGVRQQLPDLPSQNLLIESEGRDTAAAVAWTSLEIKQRYGEDAVIGFFPADHWIADQEAFAHTLSAATQLAASTAAIVTLGIKPTFPSTGYGYIEQGEKIGSFFNELPAYHVNRFTEKPNRETAETFLSTGRFSWNSGMFVFRAGVVLKELHTHAPEIIEPLEQHGPDIYPQLPKKSIDYALMEKTTLAYVLPVDFGWDDLGDWNAIERLLKTEETPNVELATHVGLDTQGAIIYASNPEDVVVTIGLEDVVIVRDRNVTLVVKKERTQEIKQILKILQSDSRFTDLL, from the coding sequence ATGAATACTTTATTGTTCCCCGTAATCCTTGCTGGTGGTAAAGGTGAACGTTTTTGGCCCCTGAGTCGCAAAGACCGACCCAAGCAATTTTTAAGTCTTGATGGTAGCTCTAGAAGTTTATTACAAGCAACCGCCGATCGATTGATTGAACTCGGTGGCGGTGAGTCCAGCGCTGCGGGAGGGTTTCCCTCCGCAGGCGACTGGCGAACCCCAAGGGGGTGGGATTCCTTGTGGGTAATTACTTCTAATCAGATAGCTGAAGGGGTAAGACAACAATTACCTGATCTACCATCTCAGAATTTATTGATTGAGTCGGAAGGAAGAGACACCGCCGCAGCCGTTGCTTGGACAAGTTTAGAAATCAAACAGCGCTATGGAGAAGACGCTGTTATTGGCTTTTTCCCTGCTGACCACTGGATTGCTGATCAAGAGGCGTTTGCACACACATTAAGCGCGGCTACGCAACTAGCAGCAAGCACAGCAGCGATCGTTACACTGGGGATCAAGCCTACTTTTCCATCAACCGGTTACGGCTACATTGAACAAGGTGAAAAAATAGGTAGCTTTTTTAATGAGTTGCCAGCTTATCACGTCAACCGCTTTACTGAAAAGCCCAACCGGGAAACGGCAGAAACTTTTTTATCTACGGGACGTTTTAGCTGGAATAGTGGAATGTTCGTTTTTCGGGCAGGGGTTGTTCTCAAGGAACTACATACCCATGCACCAGAAATTATCGAACCTTTAGAACAACATGGCCCTGATATCTATCCCCAGTTGCCTAAGAAGAGTATAGACTATGCGCTAATGGAAAAGACAACTCTAGCATACGTTTTGCCAGTTGATTTTGGTTGGGATGATTTAGGAGATTGGAATGCGATCGAACGCTTACTCAAAACAGAAGAGACTCCCAATGTGGAACTTGCTACGCACGTAGGGCTAGATACGCAGGGGGCGATTATTTACGCCTCAAATCCAGAGGATGTAGTTGTTACAATTGGTTTAGAGGACGTGGTGATTGTGCGCGATCGCAATGTCACCCTCGTTGTTAAAAAAGAACGTACCCAGGAAATCAAGCAGATCCTCAAAATTCTCCAAAGCGATTCCCGATTTACCGACCTGCTATAA
- a CDS encoding ABC1 kinase family protein, with translation MFLTQTVPRQREILEVFLRNGWDYMRRLLTGGKADEPQLPTPAVLKNILVDLGPVYVKLGQLMSTRPDLLNAAYIEELSTLQDEVPPVPWSEIEIILRKELKRPLAETFSTVNPIPVAAGSIAQTHRATLIDGREVALKVQRPGIDLTIAQDIALIQGIADLVARTEFGQTYEIKSIAEEFTKALEAELDFTREAGFTDQLRRNLSKSRWYDPTQIVVAEINWELTTAKLLVMEWLDGVPFLAANLDNDPNVKDPAEKRKEITTLLFRVFFQQLYIDGFFHADPHPGNLFYLKDGRVALLDCGMVGRLDPRTQQILTEMLLAIVDLDAQRCAQLTLQLSDSAQPVILSRLENDYDRMLRKYHNVSLTQINFSQIIYEVLQVARNNKIRLPSNMGLYAKTLANLEGVARTFNPELNFFDEVKPLITDLFRRQLLGDNPVRSLLRTALDIKSLSLQSPRQIELLLDRVTSETLQWNLSLRGLDGVRRTMDDAANRLSFSILVGSLIMGAAIISTRAQTTQLSFLSTTLFAVASLLGLWLIISTLRSGRLR, from the coding sequence ATGTTCCTCACCCAAACTGTTCCCCGTCAACGAGAAATTCTTGAAGTATTCCTTCGCAATGGCTGGGACTATATGCGAAGGTTACTTACTGGTGGCAAAGCTGATGAACCTCAGTTACCTACACCTGCGGTTTTAAAAAATATCCTGGTAGACTTGGGTCCAGTTTACGTCAAACTTGGCCAGCTAATGTCTACACGTCCAGATTTACTGAACGCTGCCTACATTGAGGAACTCTCAACTCTACAAGACGAAGTACCGCCAGTTCCTTGGTCAGAGATAGAAATAATCCTCCGTAAAGAATTAAAACGTCCACTAGCAGAAACCTTCAGCACAGTTAACCCGATCCCAGTAGCAGCCGGATCAATTGCTCAGACACATCGAGCTACATTAATAGATGGTCGAGAAGTTGCTCTGAAAGTGCAACGTCCGGGAATTGATCTGACTATTGCCCAAGATATTGCTTTAATTCAAGGTATTGCCGATTTAGTGGCGCGGACTGAGTTTGGGCAAACCTATGAAATTAAATCTATCGCCGAAGAATTCACTAAAGCTCTAGAAGCCGAGTTAGATTTTACGCGAGAAGCGGGTTTTACAGACCAACTGCGACGCAATTTATCTAAAAGTCGCTGGTATGATCCCACGCAAATAGTGGTTGCGGAAATTAACTGGGAATTGACCACAGCAAAATTACTGGTGATGGAATGGCTGGATGGAGTGCCGTTCCTGGCGGCAAATTTGGATAATGACCCCAACGTTAAAGACCCTGCCGAAAAGCGTAAAGAAATAACTACTTTGTTATTTCGGGTATTTTTCCAGCAGCTATATATTGATGGCTTTTTTCACGCCGATCCCCATCCAGGAAACTTGTTTTATCTCAAAGATGGTCGTGTTGCCCTCTTAGATTGTGGCATGGTGGGAAGACTTGATCCCCGTACACAGCAGATATTAACAGAGATGTTGTTAGCGATCGTTGATTTAGATGCTCAAAGGTGCGCTCAATTAACTTTGCAGCTATCAGATTCTGCTCAACCAGTAATTTTGTCGCGGTTAGAAAATGATTACGATCGCATGTTGCGAAAATATCATAATGTCAGCCTCACGCAAATCAACTTCAGTCAGATAATTTATGAAGTTTTACAAGTTGCCCGCAACAATAAAATTAGATTACCTAGTAATATGGGTTTGTATGCCAAAACCCTAGCGAATTTAGAGGGAGTGGCGCGAACATTCAACCCAGAGCTTAACTTTTTTGATGAAGTTAAACCATTAATTACAGACTTGTTTCGTCGGCAATTATTAGGCGATAATCCAGTGCGATCGCTATTACGGACAGCCTTAGATATTAAAAGTCTGTCTCTCCAATCTCCCCGCCAAATTGAACTGTTATTAGACCGAGTTACCTCGGAAACTTTACAGTGGAATTTATCGCTGCGGGGGTTAGATGGGGTGCGGCGCACTATGGACGATGCAGCGAACCGACTATCTTTTAGTATATTAGTGGGTTCACTGATTATGGGTGCAGCAATTATTTCCACCAGAGCGCAGACAACTCAGTTATCTTTTTTAAGTACCACCCTGTTTGCAGTAGCTAGTTTATTGGGTTTGTGGTTAATTATTAGTACATTGCGATCGGGACGTTTACGGTAA
- a CDS encoding ABC transporter ATP-binding protein, whose product MSIIIAENLSKSYPVAVKSSGIKGTISHFFRRTYRSIQAVQDVSFEIAPGEVVGFLGPNGAGKTTTLKMLTGLIHPSGGTVQVAGQIPFHRKEAFLQKVTLVMGQKQQLIWDLPALDSLRINAAVYNISDREFQRRVGELTEMLSLEGKLTQPVRKLSLGERMKAELLAALLHRPHVLFLDEPTLGLDVNAQVAVRDFLRDYNQRYQATVLLTSHYMADITALCQRVLLIHEGRLMYDGSLDGLLERFAPYREVHIELAQPLPIEKLMTYGDVQHLEGRAVHFMVSREALTRTVSQILTDLEVIDLTVTEPPVEEVIGRVFQAGVV is encoded by the coding sequence ATGTCAATCATCATTGCTGAAAACCTGAGTAAATCTTATCCAGTGGCAGTTAAAAGTTCGGGTATTAAAGGTACAATTAGCCACTTTTTTCGCCGCACCTACCGCTCAATTCAAGCAGTTCAGGATGTTTCCTTTGAAATTGCCCCTGGTGAAGTAGTGGGGTTTTTGGGTCCAAATGGGGCTGGTAAAACCACCACACTCAAAATGCTTACGGGGCTGATTCATCCGTCTGGCGGTACAGTTCAAGTAGCTGGACAAATTCCATTCCATCGGAAAGAAGCATTTTTGCAAAAAGTTACCTTGGTAATGGGGCAAAAGCAGCAGCTAATTTGGGACTTACCAGCACTGGATTCTTTGAGAATTAATGCTGCTGTATACAACATCTCTGATAGAGAGTTCCAACGGCGGGTAGGAGAATTAACAGAGATGCTTTCTCTAGAAGGCAAACTTACCCAGCCAGTACGGAAGCTATCTTTGGGTGAACGAATGAAGGCAGAATTGCTAGCAGCACTTTTGCACCGTCCCCATGTATTATTCCTAGATGAACCAACGCTGGGACTAGATGTAAATGCTCAGGTAGCGGTGCGCGATTTTTTGCGCGACTACAATCAGCGTTATCAAGCTACAGTGCTGTTGACGAGTCATTACATGGCTGATATCACAGCTTTGTGTCAACGAGTGCTGTTGATTCACGAGGGAAGGCTGATGTATGACGGTAGTTTAGATGGACTACTAGAACGTTTTGCCCCATATCGGGAAGTTCATATAGAGTTAGCCCAACCTCTACCGATAGAAAAACTTATGACCTATGGTGATGTGCAACACTTAGAAGGGCGAGCGGTGCATTTTATGGTATCTAGAGAGGCTCTCACCCGTACCGTTTCTCAGATTTTGACGGATTTGGAGGTAATTGATTTAACAGTTACCGAACCGCCTGTGGAAGAAGTTATTGGACGAGTTTTTCAGGCGGGTGTCGTGTAG
- a CDS encoding ABC transporter permease, protein MKRIIRKALTLLSVYYAYMIEYRAELILWVLAGSLPIILMGIWIQAAQGGQFGLSPVDFARYFITVFMVRQLTVVWVIWDFEREVVEGKLSPKLLQPLDPVWHHVASHISERFARLTFVFLLVGLFFILYPKAFWVPSLSRFLLFTLAAILAFALRFTIQYTFAMFAFWTERASALENFWLLFYLFLSGLIAPLEVFPEPVQKIVMFTPFPYLIDFPASLLVGLPVDIGRGFGSMVGWILVFLGANRFLWRAGLKRYSGMGA, encoded by the coding sequence ATGAAGCGGATAATCAGAAAAGCCTTAACTTTGCTGTCAGTATACTACGCCTATATGATTGAGTATCGGGCAGAACTAATCTTATGGGTTTTGGCTGGGTCTTTGCCGATTATCCTTATGGGTATCTGGATACAGGCAGCACAAGGCGGGCAGTTTGGGCTATCACCTGTGGATTTTGCTCGTTACTTCATCACAGTTTTCATGGTTAGGCAACTAACAGTTGTTTGGGTAATTTGGGACTTTGAAAGAGAAGTAGTGGAAGGCAAGCTTTCGCCCAAGTTGCTACAACCGCTCGACCCAGTATGGCATCACGTTGCATCCCATATTTCTGAAAGATTTGCTCGGTTAACGTTTGTTTTTTTATTAGTGGGATTATTTTTTATTCTTTATCCCAAAGCGTTTTGGGTACCAAGTTTGAGTAGGTTTTTGCTGTTTACATTGGCGGCGATATTAGCTTTTGCTTTGCGGTTTACGATTCAGTACACCTTTGCCATGTTCGCCTTTTGGACAGAACGGGCTAGTGCCTTAGAAAATTTTTGGTTGTTGTTTTATCTATTTTTATCTGGTTTAATAGCACCTTTAGAGGTCTTTCCAGAACCTGTACAGAAAATAGTGATGTTTACGCCTTTTCCCTATTTGATTGATTTTCCTGCGAGTCTTTTGGTAGGGCTACCCGTGGATATAGGGCGAGGATTTGGGTCAATGGTGGGATGGATATTAGTGTTTTTGGGTGCGAATCGCTTTCTTTGGCGTGCAGGTTTAAAGCGGTATTCTGGGATGGGAGCATGA
- a CDS encoding serine/threonine protein kinase, with protein sequence MSLCINPVCPKPNHPDNHQNRFCQSCGSHLELLGRYRVTSLLSDKTGFSKVYEAYEQDTPKILKILKEALSGDAKAVELFQQEVTVLGQLKHPAIPKEDSYFQYQTRNGLVLHCIAMEKIGGYNLEQWLKQQQNYPISQEQAVAWLKQLVEILDLVHRKQYLHRDIKPSNIMIRSPLGKGWGDLVLIDFGTATEIDRTYPDKLNNGDGMTALMSSGYSAPEQMNAQAVPQSDFFALGRTFIFLLTGYHPLDMYDMQQNLLHWQNHTIHISPLLLNLIDWLTAPDIEKRPANAQEILQRLEEIETQLIETTHENINLLGDCKIEQLPPKITKTSFSPQKQPEEVSLLKFFAALLVILGLLSIVALATRTSKFSVMQNYGQYPEKKGKIDYFPYQEGKDSQGRVAEFNIAVLSVQYKWLLGSNFQIKYNDEIISLDLLNLNLEQERIQNIMEDPSEIISVGTVSCKGNIEVQQRMALERSKQIQFLVKKLFINTPSIKGYRILNLGQFQRSDCQGNQDLTKYQRSIIIIGVKKQSPGVILDEALRDRLEKNPFADFKLEDYSLGTAENFKTIPSNL encoded by the coding sequence ATGAGCCTTTGTATCAATCCCGTTTGCCCTAAACCAAACCACCCGGATAATCATCAAAACCGCTTTTGTCAAAGTTGTGGTTCCCATTTGGAATTGCTAGGGCGTTATCGAGTGACGAGCCTATTGAGCGACAAAACAGGGTTTAGTAAAGTTTATGAAGCTTATGAACAAGATACCCCTAAAATTCTCAAGATACTCAAGGAGGCCTTATCAGGCGACGCCAAAGCAGTAGAACTATTTCAGCAAGAAGTAACCGTATTAGGACAACTCAAGCATCCCGCAATTCCCAAAGAGGATAGTTACTTCCAATATCAAACCCGAAATGGTTTAGTGTTGCATTGCATTGCAATGGAAAAAATCGGTGGATACAACTTAGAACAGTGGTTAAAGCAGCAGCAAAATTATCCTATTTCGCAGGAACAAGCTGTAGCTTGGTTAAAACAATTGGTAGAAATTTTGGATTTAGTGCATCGTAAACAGTACCTGCATCGAGATATTAAGCCATCTAATATAATGATTCGATCCCCACTTGGTAAGGGCTGGGGGGATTTGGTACTGATTGATTTTGGTACCGCCACTGAAATTGATAGAACCTACCCAGACAAACTCAACAACGGCGACGGGATGACAGCACTTATGTCATCTGGCTACAGCGCTCCAGAACAAATGAATGCTCAAGCAGTACCACAATCAGATTTCTTTGCCTTGGGGCGCACATTTATATTTTTACTCACGGGATACCATCCTTTAGATATGTATGATATGCAGCAAAATTTATTGCACTGGCAAAATCATACTATCCATATCTCACCCTTACTATTGAATTTAATTGATTGGCTCACAGCACCAGATATAGAAAAACGTCCCGCTAATGCCCAAGAGATTTTACAACGCCTAGAAGAAATTGAAACCCAACTAATAGAAACTACTCATGAAAATATTAATTTATTAGGGGATTGTAAAATTGAGCAATTGCCACCAAAAATTACTAAAACTTCATTTTCTCCACAAAAACAGCCAGAAGAAGTATCACTACTTAAATTTTTTGCAGCGTTGCTAGTGATATTAGGATTACTTAGTATAGTGGCTTTAGCAACGCGGACATCAAAATTTTCTGTGATGCAAAATTACGGACAATATCCAGAAAAAAAAGGTAAAATTGATTATTTTCCTTATCAAGAAGGTAAGGATAGTCAGGGGAGGGTAGCCGAATTTAATATAGCTGTTTTATCAGTACAATATAAATGGCTTTTAGGTAGTAATTTTCAAATTAAATATAATGATGAAATTATTAGTCTTGACCTTTTAAATTTAAACTTAGAACAAGAACGTATACAGAATATAATGGAAGATCCTAGTGAGATTATCTCTGTAGGCACAGTTTCTTGTAAAGGTAATATAGAAGTTCAACAGCGAATGGCTCTAGAACGTTCCAAACAAATACAATTTTTAGTAAAAAAATTATTTATTAATACACCAAGCATCAAAGGTTATCGTATATTAAATTTGGGACAATTTCAACGGAGTGATTGTCAGGGAAATCAGGATTTAACTAAATATCAGAGAAGTATTATAATCATTGGCGTTAAAAAACAATCACCAGGTGTAATTCTCGATGAGGCATTACGGGATAGGTTAGAAAAGAATCCTTTTGCTGATTTTAAGTTAGAAGATTATTCTTTGGGAACGGCAGAAAACTTTAAGACGATACCGAGTAATTTATAA
- a CDS encoding alpha/beta fold hydrolase — protein MPVRQTLSKPDIQLSYLEWNQGQEPLLVLHGLGDHAVVWSSLGDYLAADYHIVAPDMRGHGQSSKPERDYSFESAIADLEALMDHLGWTSAHIVSHSWTGKLAAIWARQNPKRLRSIILVDPIFIWKMPSLFRVTFPMLYRFLPFLKSMGPFASYEEAEQQAQQLKQYQGWSSLQQQVFQAGIEQKLDGSWGSKFTIAARNGIFEAVMQVPGFTIPLDTPAIFIQPEQGLNRQDWQIKPYKTYLKNLRICQVPGNHWPFLTQPEAFNQTVAAFLAEHR, from the coding sequence ATGCCTGTACGTCAAACTTTATCAAAGCCTGATATCCAACTTTCTTACTTAGAGTGGAACCAAGGGCAAGAACCCTTACTGGTGTTACACGGCTTAGGCGACCATGCTGTAGTGTGGTCTAGTTTAGGAGATTACTTAGCGGCAGACTACCACATAGTTGCACCAGATATGCGCGGACACGGGCAAAGTAGTAAGCCTGAGAGAGATTATAGCTTTGAAAGTGCGATCGCAGACCTCGAAGCACTAATGGATCATCTCGGATGGACATCTGCCCATATTGTAAGTCATTCGTGGACAGGCAAATTAGCCGCCATCTGGGCAAGGCAAAACCCAAAGCGTTTGCGGAGTATAATTCTAGTCGATCCAATTTTCATCTGGAAAATGCCCAGCCTTTTCAGGGTAACTTTTCCCATGCTGTATCGCTTCTTGCCTTTTCTCAAAAGCATGGGCCCCTTTGCCAGTTATGAAGAAGCGGAACAACAAGCACAGCAGTTAAAACAATATCAAGGATGGAGTTCCTTACAGCAGCAAGTTTTCCAAGCAGGAATAGAACAAAAACTTGATGGTAGTTGGGGCAGCAAATTTACCATAGCCGCCCGCAACGGGATTTTTGAAGCAGTAATGCAAGTGCCTGGTTTTACAATTCCCCTTGACACCCCTGCCATCTTCATCCAGCCAGAACAAGGCTTGAACCGCCAAGATTGGCAAATTAAACCATACAAAACCTATCTTAAAAACTTACGCATCTGTCAAGTTCCTGGCAACCATTGGCCGTTTTTGACACAACCAGAAGCATTTAACCAAACTGTAGCAGCTTTCTTGGCAGAACACAGATAG
- a CDS encoding bestrophin family protein: MTADKLTWLRLKLQLKGSVIKGIYKHVLWCGAFGFLISLLYHFKMPVSQPILGSVIPSIVLGLLLVFRTNTAYERFWEGRKCWGSLVNNIRNLARQIWVSIDEISPEDKENKITALNLLVAFAVTTKLHLRGEVVNSELEDLMPSSKYIKLKIMNNPPIEVAFWIGDYLQEQYHRNCLNSYQLTSMQELLNNLVDNLGACERILKTPMPLAYSIHLKQLLLLYCFLFPFQIVQTLGWWTGLITAFVGFTVFGIEAIGLEIENPFGYDANDLPLDAICETMKRNIDDLITLTPNARSHPGNLTYDKS; the protein is encoded by the coding sequence ATGACAGCCGATAAACTCACATGGCTACGCCTAAAATTACAACTTAAAGGTTCAGTTATTAAAGGAATTTACAAACATGTTTTATGGTGTGGAGCTTTCGGGTTTTTGATTTCTCTACTTTACCATTTTAAGATGCCTGTATCCCAACCTATTTTAGGGAGTGTTATTCCTAGTATCGTTTTAGGTTTGTTACTTGTGTTTCGTACCAATACTGCTTATGAGCGGTTTTGGGAAGGGAGAAAATGCTGGGGTTCTCTAGTAAATAACATCCGAAATCTGGCCCGGCAAATTTGGGTATCAATTGACGAAATTTCTCCAGAAGATAAAGAAAATAAAATTACAGCATTAAATTTATTGGTAGCTTTTGCTGTGACAACTAAATTACATTTGCGGGGAGAAGTAGTCAATAGCGAGTTAGAGGATTTAATGCCATCTAGTAAGTATATAAAACTGAAGATTATGAATAATCCCCCCATAGAGGTTGCCTTTTGGATAGGAGATTATTTACAGGAGCAGTATCATCGCAATTGCCTTAATAGCTACCAGTTAACATCTATGCAAGAATTATTGAATAATCTTGTGGATAATTTAGGTGCTTGCGAACGTATTTTAAAAACACCTATGCCATTAGCTTATTCCATTCATCTGAAGCAATTATTGTTACTATATTGTTTCCTGTTCCCATTTCAAATAGTGCAGACTCTAGGTTGGTGGACAGGTTTAATTACTGCTTTCGTTGGTTTTACAGTATTTGGCATTGAAGCCATCGGCTTGGAGATAGAAAACCCCTTTGGTTACGACGCTAACGACTTACCTCTAGATGCGATTTGCGAGACAATGAAACGCAATATTGACGATTTAATTACTCTGACTCCAAATGCGCGATCGCATCCAGGTAATTTGACTTATGATAAAAGTTGA
- a CDS encoding VOC family protein, with the protein MSVHPQIDEQITFFYTHNLNASREFYEQKLGLELWLDQGTCRIYTVSGSGYLGLCQTNEISTPPADKQSSVIFTLVTQQVDEWFEYLKERGVEFEKPPALNKKYNIYHCFLRDPSGYLIEIQRFETTKKKDITK; encoded by the coding sequence ATGTCTGTTCATCCGCAAATCGACGAGCAAATTACCTTCTTTTATACGCACAATCTCAATGCATCTAGAGAATTCTACGAACAAAAGCTCGGTTTGGAGTTATGGCTCGATCAAGGAACCTGTCGAATTTATACTGTCAGTGGTTCTGGATACTTAGGTTTGTGTCAAACAAACGAAATATCAACTCCGCCAGCCGACAAGCAATCAAGTGTCATTTTTACCTTGGTAACACAGCAGGTAGATGAGTGGTTTGAATATCTCAAAGAACGTGGCGTTGAATTTGAAAAACCACCCGCACTAAACAAAAAGTACAACATTTACCACTGTTTTTTACGCGATCCCAGTGGTTATTTAATTGAAATTCAACGTTTTGAGACTACCAAGAAAAAAGACATAACTAAATAA
- a CDS encoding SIMPL domain-containing protein (The SIMPL domain is named for its presence in mouse protein SIMPL (signalling molecule that associates with mouse pelle-like kinase). Bacterial member BP26, from Brucella, was shown to assemble into a channel-like structure, while YggE from E. coli has been associated with resistance to oxidative stress.), with amino-acid sequence MRKITALMVVSITVAVGVGALTPKVTNAQLFYPPASDRHSLMVIGQGVVRVPADTADIELVFSSGGSNDELQTQPSSLPQTRRIFSPSGFGSPSLLEQQDRAASPTLLLNYKTAAESLTSKKSLTKATLQPVVNSLVAKGISADKIQMQINANSSENNAKILVRLEKPTRERVQEIVGTANKATSEIENFSVKSVGVEYAVNDCQALQSSVYQSAMKDAQSRAQALATAMGAKLGTPSVAEPFYTLLYPSCSSKTGVPLPSFASFLLSPAYNPDAPAQVEMKKDIFVTYTTK; translated from the coding sequence ATGAGAAAAATAACTGCTTTAATGGTGGTAAGTATTACCGTGGCTGTCGGGGTGGGAGCATTAACGCCCAAAGTCACTAATGCCCAATTATTTTACCCACCAGCAAGCGATCGCCATTCATTAATGGTAATAGGTCAAGGGGTGGTGAGAGTGCCAGCAGATACAGCCGATATTGAATTGGTATTCAGTAGCGGAGGTAGCAATGATGAGTTACAAACACAACCATCATCTTTACCCCAAACCCGCCGCATATTCTCACCCTCCGGGTTCGGCAGTCCCTCTTTGTTGGAACAACAAGACCGGGCTGCCTCACCGACTCTACTTTTAAATTACAAAACAGCAGCAGAGTCTTTAACAAGCAAAAAATCACTAACTAAAGCAACTCTTCAGCCTGTAGTTAATAGCCTAGTTGCCAAAGGAATTAGTGCTGATAAAATTCAAATGCAAATTAACGCTAATTCCAGTGAAAATAACGCCAAGATATTGGTGAGACTAGAAAAGCCAACACGCGAGCGCGTCCAGGAAATTGTAGGTACAGCGAATAAAGCAACAAGCGAAATTGAAAACTTTTCCGTCAAGAGTGTGGGCGTTGAGTACGCAGTCAATGACTGTCAGGCTTTGCAGAGTTCAGTTTACCAATCTGCAATGAAAGACGCTCAAAGCCGCGCTCAGGCTTTAGCAACTGCTATGGGTGCTAAACTTGGTACTCCTTCTGTAGCCGAACCATTTTATACATTACTATATCCCTCATGTAGTTCTAAAACTGGAGTTCCTTTACCGTCATTTGCTAGTTTTTTATTATCACCGGCTTATAATCCAGATGCTCCAGCACAAGTAGAGATGAAAAAGGATATTTTTGTGACATATACAACTAAATAA
- a CDS encoding NAD(P)/FAD-dependent oxidoreductase encodes MTDIAVIGAGIAGLVCAQQLSQAGYSVLVVEKSRGLGGRLATRRLHGTCADHGACYLKPKGELFRRFVEILRSRHILEVWTEEVYELTAGVPLSEPKNRSPRYVAPGGMSAIAKSLAPGLEILLNQRVIAITPTPENSWRLTLESSNEELAAKALVVAIPAPQAVMLLEPLGESVLDAVFLDNLRSVEFYPSISAIAGYSRTSQPLPEWKALTFVDDADLAWIGLDSSKRPNPQQPHFVVQSSADFAQRHLESQDLQPVGQLMLQRAAESLSLPWLNTPEWMQVHRWRYAFPSRPWHEAFLSAGTPLPLVCCGDWCGGNLAEGAMLSGLAAADEINHQLRHLPLDNVNFINVFV; translated from the coding sequence ATGACTGATATTGCAGTGATTGGTGCCGGAATAGCCGGTTTAGTCTGCGCCCAGCAGTTAAGTCAAGCTGGATATTCGGTGTTAGTGGTGGAAAAGTCCCGTGGTTTGGGAGGACGGCTGGCTACACGCCGCTTGCATGGAACTTGCGCGGATCATGGAGCTTGTTACCTGAAACCAAAGGGTGAATTATTTAGACGTTTTGTGGAGATATTGCGATCGCGCCATATCCTCGAAGTTTGGACAGAGGAGGTTTACGAACTCACAGCAGGCGTTCCTTTATCTGAACCCAAAAACCGCAGTCCGCGATATGTTGCACCTGGGGGAATGAGTGCGATCGCTAAATCCCTCGCTCCAGGTTTAGAAATATTACTGAATCAGCGTGTCATAGCTATTACCCCAACACCTGAAAATAGTTGGCGTTTGACTCTCGAATCTAGCAACGAAGAATTAGCTGCAAAAGCTTTAGTTGTTGCCATTCCTGCACCCCAAGCTGTGATGCTGTTGGAACCTTTGGGTGAAAGTGTATTGGATGCAGTCTTTCTTGATAATTTGCGTTCTGTGGAATTTTACCCTTCAATTAGTGCGATCGCTGGATATTCTCGCACATCCCAACCACTCCCTGAGTGGAAAGCTCTAACTTTTGTGGATGATGCTGATTTAGCATGGATTGGTTTGGACAGTAGCAAGCGTCCAAACCCTCAACAACCACATTTTGTGGTGCAAAGTAGCGCTGATTTCGCTCAACGCCATCTAGAATCCCAGGATTTACAACCTGTCGGACAGCTTATGTTGCAACGAGCAGCTGAATCTCTGTCCCTTCCGTGGCTGAATACACCCGAATGGATGCAAGTACATCGTTGGCGTTATGCCTTTCCTAGCCGTCCTTGGCATGAAGCTTTTTTGTCTGCCGGAACTCCCTTACCTTTAGTTTGCTGTGGTGATTGGTGTGGCGGCAATCTTGCCGAAGGTGCGATGCTTTCTGGATTAGCTGCTGCTGATGAAATTAATCATCAGTTGCGTCATCTACCTTTAGATAATGTGAACTTTATAAACGTTTTTGTCTGA